A stretch of the Notamacropus eugenii isolate mMacEug1 chromosome 2, mMacEug1.pri_v2, whole genome shotgun sequence genome encodes the following:
- the ENPP7 gene encoding ectonucleotide pyrophosphatase/phosphodiesterase family member 7 — MGCHGALLSSVALLTFFLLVAGVPLPNQLYHKKLLLVSFDGFRWNYDQDVDTPNLDSMAQDGVKAHYMTPAFVTMTSPCHFTLVTGKYIENHGVVHNMYYNTTTKVKLPFHATLGIERWWDNGSLPIWITAQRQGLKTGSFFYPGGNVSYQGEFVNVSRKESVWHKYNDEIEWRQNIDTVMTWFTEDDLDLVTLYFGEPDSTGHRYGPESQERKDMVSQVDRTVGYLRENIEKNNLTDYLNLIITSDHGMTTVLKNASDLVEFHKFPNFTFKDIEFELLDYGPNGMLLPKEGKLETVYEVLKNAHPKLHVYKKESFPANFHYANNDRIVPLLMYSDPGYVIHGRINVQFNNGEHGFDNADMDMKTIFRAVGPDFKRGLEVEPFESVHVYELLCKLLDIIPEANDGNLDVTLPMLRSGSSHLSYGKLSLGLMMAMTSLRRIF; from the exons ATGGGGTGTCATGGAGCTCTCCTGTCTTCTGTGGCTCTGCTCACCTTCTTCCTTCTGGTGGCTGGAGTTCCTTTACCTAACCAGCTCTATCACAAGAAGTTGCTTCTGGTTTCTTTTGATGGTTTCCGCTGGAACTATGACCAGGATGTAGACACTCCCAATTTGGATTCCATGGCTCAAGATGGTGTGAAAGCTCATTACATGACTCCGGCCTTTGTCACCATGACTAGCCCCTGCCACTTCACGCTGGTCACCG GAAAATATATTGAGAACCATGGCGTTGTCCACAACATGTACTATAATACCACCACCAAAGTGAAACTACCCTTCCATGCCACACTGGGAATTGAAAGATGGTGGGACAATGGTAGCCTGCCCATTTGGATCACTGCCCAGAGACAG GGCTTAAAAACTGGGTCATTCTTTTACCCAGGAGGTAACGTCAGCTACCAAGGTGAGTTTGTTAATGTGAGCAGAAAGGAAAGTGTATGGCATAAGTACAATGATGAGATAGAATGGAGGCAGAACATCGACACAGTGATGACGTGGTTCACGGAAGACGACCTGGATCTGGTCACTCTCTACTTTGGGGAGCCAGACTCCACAGGCCACAGGTATGGCCCCGAGTCCCAAGAGAGAAAGGACATGGTATCACAGGTGGACCGAACTGTGGGTTACCTCCGAGAAAATATTGAGAAGAATAACCTCACAGATTACCTCAACTTGATAATTACATCTGATCATGGCATGACCACTGTTCTAAAGAATGCCAGTGATTTGGTTGAATTTCACAAGTTCCCCAACTTTACCTTCAAGGATATTGAATTTGAACTCCTAGACTATGGACCTAATGGAATGCTACTCCCCAAAGAAGGGAAGCTGGAGACGGTGTATGAGGTCCTTAAGAATGCACATCCCAAACTCCATGTCTACAAGAAGGAGTCTTTCCCTGCAAACTTTCACTATGCCAATAATGACAGAATTGTTCCACTGCTCATGTATAGTGACCCAGGCTATGTCATTCATGGG AGAATTAATGTCCAATTTAACAACGGGGAGCATGGTTTTGACAATGCAGACATGGACATGAAGACCATCTTCCGAGCTGTGGGTCCTGACTTCAAGAGAGGCCTGGAAGTTGAACCCTTTGAGAGTGTCCACGTGTATGAGCTTCTTTGTAAGCTGCTGGACATCATACCAGAAGCCAACGACGGGAACTTAGATGTTACCCTGCCCATGCTACGTTCAG gTTCTTCCCACCTGTCATATGGAAAGCTGTCTTTGGGACTCATGATGGCCATGACCTCACTGAGGAGAATCTTCTAA